The region GGAAGGGATCCCCTTCGGGCCGACCCTGCCAGCATGGGGCGCGCCCGGGCGTGGTTCGTGGCGCTTGTGACGTGCTACTGGTGCACCGGCGTCTGGGTTTCGGCCGCCCTGGTCCTTCTCTACGCCGCCTTCCCGAGCCTGCTCGTGAGGACCGTCCTGCTCATCCTG is a window of Bacillota bacterium DNA encoding:
- a CDS encoding DUF1360 domain-containing protein, whose translation is MMGIGWLELAVLILASFRLTHLVVLDSITEPLRRWVAGGRDPLRADPASMGRARAWFVALVTCYWCTGVWVSAALVLLYAAFPSLLVRTVLLILAVAGGQAFVESLILPRR